A single region of the Nitrospirota bacterium genome encodes:
- a CDS encoding SDR family NAD(P)-dependent oxidoreductase, with protein MILFQNPLFRSSDEIFDQTTARSITTSKTRPSGSDNRSCGHFASQSLVTQRFHISLKRGFEKSHTIRPVVIVTGASRGLGRTIALAFGKRKYRIVVNYHLSDKDAQEVVSKIISSGG; from the coding sequence ATGATATTATTTCAAAACCCACTTTTTCGCTCTTCTGATGAAATCTTTGACCAGACTACTGCTCGCTCCATTACAACTTCGAAAACTCGCCCTTCGGGCTCGGACAATCGAAGTTGCGGACATTTCGCTTCGCAGAGTCTGGTAACCCAAAGATTTCATATATCGCTCAAAAGGGGTTTTGAAAAATCTCATACAATACGACCAGTTGTTATAGTTACAGGTGCCTCGAGGGGGTTGGGCAGGACGATTGCATTAGCCTTCGGAAAAAGAAAATACAGGATTGTTGTTAATTACCATTTATCTGATAAGGATGCACAGGAGGTAGTGAGCAAAATAATTTCTTCAGGTGG
- the bioF gene encoding 8-amino-7-oxononanoate synthase codes for MFEDELDKLERLNLLRSLKIIDTAQSSRVTINGREVILLSSNNYLGLANHPKLKKAAIEAVKEYGVGSGASRLISGNMRLHEELEERIARFKKTESALIFNSGYTANTGIIPAIVGEGDVIFSDELNHASIIDGCRLSKAEIKVYPHKDVNFLEDILKKENRTNKRLIITDSVFSMDGDIAPLLELYRIAERYSAMLMVDEAHATGVLGDSGRGAVEYLGLEGKRIIQMGTLSKALGCFGGYIAGEKNLIRYLVNRARSFIYTTSLPPSVVASAIAAFDVIEEDPSIIRRLWRNRRLYVEGLKNLDMDIGETETPIVPIMVSKPDEAVVFAESLFERGIYAPAIRPPTVPSGKSRIRTTITAEHTEEDIKEALSIIEEVIKGI; via the coding sequence ATGTTTGAAGACGAACTTGATAAACTCGAAAGACTCAATCTTCTTCGTTCCCTTAAAATAATAGATACCGCTCAGTCCAGCAGGGTAACCATAAATGGTAGAGAGGTAATACTCCTTTCGTCAAATAATTATCTCGGTCTCGCAAATCATCCAAAATTAAAGAAGGCTGCTATAGAGGCAGTTAAAGAATATGGTGTTGGCTCTGGTGCATCCCGCCTTATATCGGGTAATATGAGACTTCATGAAGAACTGGAGGAACGGATTGCAAGATTCAAGAAGACAGAGTCAGCACTGATATTTAACTCTGGCTATACTGCAAACACAGGCATTATCCCAGCAATAGTGGGAGAAGGTGATGTAATCTTTAGCGATGAGCTGAATCATGCGAGTATAATAGATGGATGTAGACTCAGCAAAGCAGAGATAAAGGTATATCCACATAAAGATGTCAATTTCCTTGAAGATATCCTTAAAAAGGAGAATAGAACAAATAAAAGGCTCATAATTACGGATAGTGTATTCAGCATGGATGGAGATATAGCTCCACTGTTAGAGTTATACAGGATTGCAGAAAGATACTCAGCGATGCTTATGGTAGATGAGGCACATGCAACAGGTGTTCTTGGAGATAGTGGGAGGGGTGCTGTAGAATATTTGGGGCTGGAGGGAAAGAGGATAATCCAGATGGGAACACTCAGTAAGGCATTGGGGTGTTTCGGTGGATATATTGCGGGAGAAAAGAATCTTATCAGGTATCTCGTCAACAGAGCACGGAGCTTTATCTATACCACATCGCTTCCGCCATCGGTTGTGGCATCTGCAATCGCAGCGTTCGATGTTATAGAAGAAGACCCATCAATCATCAGGAGGTTATGGAGGAATAGAAGGTTATATGTAGAAGGTTTGAAGAACTTAGATATGGATATCGGTGAGACGGAGACACCGATAGTCCCGATAATGGTTAGCAAACCTGATGAAGCAGTAGTTTTTGCAGAATCACTTTTTGAAAGAGGTATATATGCACCTGCGATTAGACCTCCAACCGTTCCATCAGGAAAGAGCCGTATAAGGACGACTATCACAGCAGAACACACAGAGGAAGACATAAAAGAGGCATTGAGTATTATTGAAGAAGTAATTAAAGGAATATGA